A DNA window from Selenomonas sp. oral taxon 126 contains the following coding sequences:
- a CDS encoding PTS ascorbate transporter subunit IIC, with protein sequence MLSFILDILSVPAVLIGLVSMIGLIAQKKGISDILKGSIKTIMGVLILGGGAGLAVGALTHFGTMFQYGFGINGVVPHNEAIVGMALKEFGTQTALIMAFGMVANILIARFTPLKFIFLTGHHTLYMACMIGIILTVGGFEGVTLVAIGSILLGFVMAFFPAIAHPTMKKITGSDDVGFGHFSTLGYVFSAWVGALVGNKERSTEDINFPQSLAFLRDSSLAVSLVMLILFLIVAIACGPQYVESELSGGQNFLVFSLIQAITFAGGVYVILAGVRLILAEIVPAFTGIATTLVPNAKPAIDCPVVYPYAPNAVLIGFLSSFVGGVVGMAVLLLADRSFPGLPIILPGVVPHFFCGATAGVFGNATGGLRGCIAGAFSQGLLITFLPVFLMPVLGNLGFANTTFSDADFGAVGIILGNLIHLLR encoded by the coding sequence ATGCTGAGTTTTATCCTTGATATTCTAAGTGTGCCGGCGGTGCTGATCGGTCTTGTTTCGATGATCGGTCTCATTGCGCAGAAAAAGGGCATCTCGGACATCCTGAAGGGCTCGATCAAGACCATCATGGGCGTCCTGATTCTCGGCGGCGGCGCAGGACTCGCTGTGGGTGCGCTCACGCATTTCGGCACGATGTTCCAGTATGGCTTCGGCATCAACGGTGTTGTGCCCCATAACGAGGCGATCGTCGGCATGGCGCTGAAGGAATTCGGCACGCAGACGGCACTCATCATGGCGTTCGGTATGGTTGCAAACATTCTCATTGCGCGCTTTACGCCGCTGAAATTCATCTTTCTCACGGGGCATCACACGCTCTACATGGCGTGCATGATCGGCATCATTCTCACGGTTGGCGGCTTTGAGGGCGTGACGCTCGTCGCCATCGGCTCCATCCTGCTCGGCTTCGTCATGGCATTCTTCCCCGCGATTGCGCATCCGACGATGAAGAAGATCACGGGCAGCGACGATGTCGGTTTCGGACATTTCAGTACGCTCGGCTACGTGTTCTCAGCGTGGGTCGGCGCGCTCGTCGGCAACAAGGAGCGCTCGACGGAGGACATCAACTTCCCGCAGAGTCTCGCGTTCCTGCGTGACTCCTCCCTTGCTGTCTCACTTGTCATGCTCATTCTCTTTCTCATTGTCGCCATTGCCTGCGGCCCGCAGTATGTGGAGTCGGAGTTGAGCGGCGGACAGAACTTCCTCGTGTTCTCGCTCATTCAGGCGATCACGTTTGCAGGCGGCGTCTACGTCATTCTCGCCGGTGTCCGCCTCATCCTCGCAGAGATTGTTCCCGCGTTCACGGGCATTGCAACGACGCTCGTGCCGAATGCAAAGCCCGCAATCGACTGCCCCGTTGTCTACCCCTACGCGCCGAACGCCGTGCTCATCGGCTTCCTCTCGAGCTTTGTCGGCGGCGTTGTGGGTATGGCGGTGCTGCTGCTCGCGGATCGCTCCTTCCCGGGGCTGCCGATCATCCTGCCGGGCGTTGTGCCGCATTTCTTCTGCGGTGCGACGGCAGGCGTCTTCGGCAACGCGACGGGCGGACTGCGTGGCTGTATCGCGGGCGCGTTCTCGCAGGGCCTGCTCATCACCTTCCTGCCGGTCTTCCTCATGCCAGTTCTCGGCAATCTCGGCTTTGCGAACACGACGTTCAGTGATGCGGACTTCGGCGCGGTCGGCATCATCCTCGGAAATCTCATTCATCTGCTGCGCTGA
- the purB gene encoding adenylosuccinate lyase translates to MIERYTRPEMGHLWSIQNEWQTILNVEISACEAMAELGEIPAAAVENIKANAKFDVARINEIEKTTDHDIIAFLTNLEENVGEDSKYIHKGLTSSDVKDTAYCVMMRDAAAIILDDLRAFREVLRRRAVEFRRTPCIGRTHGIHAEPMTFGLKLLLWSAEIERDIERLTRAQEIVSVGKLSGAVGTYSNIDPRIEELTCKKLGITPVRLATQVIQRDRHAEFVTTLAIIAGTMEKIATEIRNLQRTDIREAEEFFKAGQKGSSAMPHKRNPINCERVSGMARLVRGNAVAALEDMTLWHERDISHSSVERVILPDATINVDYCLHKLTGIVDKLLVYPDAMLHNMNRTGGLIYSQRILTSLVSKGILRQTAYVWVQRNAMKRWLDNEDFRTNVEKDADISAHLTKEEIDACFDHTYFLRHVDSIFARFGL, encoded by the coding sequence ATGATAGAACGTTATACACGCCCGGAGATGGGGCATCTCTGGTCGATTCAGAACGAGTGGCAGACCATCCTGAACGTGGAGATTTCCGCGTGCGAGGCGATGGCGGAGCTGGGTGAGATCCCCGCCGCCGCCGTGGAGAACATCAAAGCGAATGCGAAGTTCGATGTCGCGCGGATCAACGAGATCGAGAAGACGACCGATCACGACATCATCGCCTTTCTCACGAACCTCGAGGAGAATGTCGGCGAGGACTCGAAGTACATCCACAAGGGGCTGACCTCGAGCGATGTCAAGGACACGGCATACTGCGTCATGATGCGCGATGCTGCCGCAATCATCCTCGACGACCTGCGCGCGTTCCGCGAGGTGCTGCGCCGCCGCGCCGTCGAGTTCCGCCGGACGCCGTGCATCGGACGCACGCACGGAATCCACGCCGAGCCGATGACGTTCGGGCTGAAGCTGCTGCTGTGGAGCGCGGAGATCGAGCGCGACATCGAGCGCCTCACGCGCGCGCAGGAGATCGTCTCCGTCGGCAAGCTCTCGGGCGCGGTCGGCACCTACTCGAACATCGACCCGCGCATCGAGGAACTGACGTGCAAGAAGCTCGGCATCACGCCCGTCCGCCTCGCGACGCAGGTCATCCAGCGCGACCGTCACGCCGAGTTCGTCACGACGCTCGCCATCATCGCGGGCACGATGGAGAAGATCGCCACCGAGATCCGCAACCTGCAGCGCACGGACATCCGCGAGGCAGAGGAGTTCTTCAAGGCGGGGCAGAAAGGCTCGTCCGCCATGCCGCACAAGCGCAACCCGATCAACTGCGAGCGCGTCTCCGGCATGGCGCGCCTCGTGCGCGGCAACGCCGTCGCGGCACTCGAGGACATGACGCTCTGGCACGAGCGCGACATCTCGCACTCCTCCGTCGAGCGCGTCATCCTGCCCGACGCGACCATCAACGTCGACTACTGCCTGCACAAGCTGACGGGCATCGTGGACAAGCTCCTCGTCTACCCCGACGCCATGCTGCACAACATGAACCGCACGGGCGGACTCATCTACAGTCAGCGCATCCTCACATCGCTCGTCAGCAAGGGCATCCTGCGCCAGACCGCCTACGTCTGGGTGCAGCGCAACGCCATGAAGCGCTGGCTCGACAACGAGGATTTCCGCACGAACGTCGAGAAGGACGCCGACATCTCCGCACATCTCACAAAGGAAGAGATCGACGCCTGCTTTGACCATACCTATTTCCTGCGTCATGTGGATTCCATCTTCGCGCGCTTTGGTCTTTGA
- a CDS encoding DNA glycosylase, which produces MTDTQEIELRPFPPFLPPKATVLMMGTFPPAPEKRTMEFHYPNFQNDMWRVYGLVFFGDPAHFQRAGEKAFDAERIKAFLTERGIGSCPTVRRAIRTHGNASDAFLEVVEKVDLPAVLAEIPDCRRICTTGGKASEILLSLLETEVKAKDFKTGETIPARCGDRDLLITRLPSTSRAYPMKLEKKAEAYRKFFVEAGFAVVE; this is translated from the coding sequence ATGACTGACACACAGGAAATCGAGCTGCGCCCGTTCCCGCCATTTCTGCCGCCGAAGGCGACGGTGCTGATGATGGGGACGTTCCCGCCAGCGCCGGAGAAGCGGACGATGGAGTTTCACTATCCGAACTTCCAAAACGATATGTGGCGCGTCTATGGGCTTGTATTCTTTGGCGATCCCGCGCATTTTCAGCGCGCGGGGGAGAAGGCATTCGACGCGGAGCGGATCAAGGCGTTCCTGACGGAGCGCGGCATCGGCTCGTGTCCAACCGTGCGCCGCGCGATCCGCACGCATGGCAACGCATCCGATGCGTTCCTCGAGGTGGTGGAGAAGGTCGATCTGCCCGCCGTGCTCGCAGAGATTCCGGATTGCCGCCGCATCTGTACGACGGGCGGCAAGGCGTCGGAGATCCTGCTCTCCCTGCTTGAGACGGAGGTCAAGGCAAAGGATTTCAAGACGGGGGAAACCATCCCTGCGCGTTGCGGCGACCGTGATCTCCTCATCACGCGTCTGCCGTCCACTTCGCGCGCCTATCCGATGAAGCTCGAGAAGAAGGCAGAGGCATATCGAAAGTTCTTTGTCGAGGCGGGATTCGCGGTTGTAGAGTAA
- a CDS encoding transketolase, translating into MEIEQLKDTARKIRLATLRSIHAVGTGHAGGALSIADLLAVLYFDEMRVRPEEPNRAERDRFILSKGHACASLYAALAKRGYFPAEELLTLRQHGSRLQGHPDMKVTPGLDMSSGSLGQGLSIGNGMALAAKLRGIDYRVYVLLGDGELEEGQVWEAAMTARRYELDNVVAIVDANGLQINGGVEQVAGLTDIGARFASFGWNVLSIDGHDIVAIREAFAAARKTKGVPTVIVAHTVKGKGVSYMENQAKWHSGVPSDDEYEKAVRELGGEA; encoded by the coding sequence ATGGAAATTGAACAGCTGAAGGACACGGCGCGCAAAATTCGCCTCGCAACACTGCGCTCCATCCATGCGGTCGGCACGGGGCATGCGGGCGGTGCCCTCTCGATTGCAGATCTGCTCGCCGTCCTCTACTTTGACGAGATGCGTGTGCGTCCCGAAGAGCCGAACCGGGCGGAGCGGGATCGCTTCATCCTCTCGAAGGGGCATGCGTGCGCCTCTCTCTACGCCGCTCTTGCAAAGCGCGGATACTTCCCTGCGGAGGAACTGCTGACTCTGCGTCAGCACGGTTCACGCCTGCAGGGGCATCCCGACATGAAGGTCACGCCCGGCCTGGATATGTCCTCCGGTTCGCTCGGGCAGGGGCTGTCCATCGGCAACGGTATGGCACTCGCTGCAAAGCTGCGTGGGATAGACTATCGCGTCTACGTGCTGCTCGGCGACGGGGAGCTCGAGGAGGGGCAGGTCTGGGAGGCTGCGATGACGGCGCGCCGCTATGAACTCGATAATGTCGTCGCCATTGTGGACGCGAACGGGCTGCAGATCAACGGCGGTGTGGAGCAGGTCGCGGGGCTGACGGACATCGGTGCGCGTTTTGCCTCCTTTGGATGGAACGTCCTCAGCATCGATGGGCATGACATCGTAGCCATCCGTGAGGCGTTTGCAGCGGCGCGCAAGACCAAGGGCGTGCCGACGGTGATCGTTGCGCATACGGTGAAGGGGAAGGGCGTCTCCTACATGGAGAATCAGGCGAAATGGCACAGCGGCGTACCCTCGGATGATGAGTATGAAAAAGCTGTGCGTGAACTGGGAGGTGAGGCGTAA
- a CDS encoding methyl-accepting chemotaxis protein, with translation MNLRAKIMMLVGVPLIFVFLILLGTIYWKASDSIKDVASREMIQMAEVNAANINTALQAKSRQLETVTRLWGTENASYDKMMLGAQEFATKTSDFFVGFPDQPFIDGAGFDIPSDFDATSRGWYKEAAESTKVCQSAVYKAANGTPVVSFSSAIRSGGNLVGVAGCDLNLDMAREMLSKAKIYETGKAFLISKEGNFIYHDKYSLDNSISSVDDSDLKALASTFLSGKPVFTSSPNSSDNFYASVPVGDSGWVLVLCVPQAEVYASSTELLGIMVGITIAAFVLLAAILFYIARLISVPVENLAAFASNVARGDLRSVLQSTDRTDEIGTLHNAFCNMTENLRKLIRRLSETAGRVAASSSDLTANTQEAAQASEFAANSVAQIAETSTAQSETIVSAAAMMQEASSSIGEVTDVIKEIVTSAKMTEDETRDGQAILNHTISKMNTLKDGAAVVTETVRGLQESAHEVSSIVEMITSISEQTNLLALNAAIEAARAGEHGKGFSVVADEVRKLAEQSKEATANISELLNGNAVQMDKTFRAMEEQSVNVENSVEEIHRSGEKFTAIASHIESLSESINHIAQIAQSVQQNNQRAVNSIEELSSGSSDADTKMQEEVSNISAVTEEQAASMSEIAAATRTLSEIAQELQQMTKQFQT, from the coding sequence ATGAATTTGCGTGCAAAGATTATGATGCTGGTCGGCGTGCCGCTGATCTTCGTTTTCCTCATACTGCTGGGGACGATTTATTGGAAGGCGTCGGACAGCATCAAGGATGTCGCATCGCGTGAGATGATTCAGATGGCGGAGGTGAATGCTGCCAATATCAATACGGCGCTTCAGGCGAAATCCCGTCAGCTCGAGACGGTTACGCGGCTGTGGGGAACGGAGAATGCCTCGTACGATAAGATGATGTTGGGGGCGCAGGAGTTTGCAACCAAAACGTCTGATTTCTTTGTCGGGTTTCCCGATCAGCCGTTCATTGACGGCGCAGGATTTGATATTCCCAGCGATTTTGACGCAACCTCGCGCGGCTGGTACAAGGAGGCGGCGGAATCGACGAAGGTGTGTCAGTCGGCTGTCTATAAGGCGGCCAACGGTACGCCGGTCGTCAGTTTCAGTTCTGCGATTCGGAGCGGCGGAAATCTTGTCGGCGTTGCGGGCTGCGATCTGAACCTCGATATGGCCAGAGAGATGCTCTCGAAGGCAAAGATCTACGAAACGGGGAAGGCATTCCTGATCTCGAAGGAAGGCAATTTCATCTATCATGACAAGTATTCCCTCGACAACAGCATCTCCTCGGTGGATGACTCCGACCTGAAGGCGCTGGCGTCGACATTCCTCTCCGGAAAGCCCGTATTCACATCGAGTCCGAACAGCTCGGATAATTTCTACGCCTCAGTGCCTGTCGGTGATTCCGGATGGGTGCTCGTTCTGTGCGTGCCGCAGGCGGAGGTGTATGCCTCCTCAACCGAGCTCCTCGGCATCATGGTGGGCATCACGATTGCGGCATTCGTTCTGCTCGCAGCGATCCTCTTCTATATCGCTCGCCTCATCTCCGTTCCGGTCGAAAATCTCGCGGCGTTCGCGTCGAACGTTGCACGCGGGGATCTGCGCAGCGTGCTGCAGTCCACGGATCGTACGGATGAGATCGGCACGCTGCACAACGCATTTTGCAATATGACGGAGAATCTCCGCAAGCTCATACGCCGGCTCAGTGAGACGGCAGGAAGAGTTGCGGCATCCTCCTCCGATCTGACGGCGAATACACAGGAAGCGGCGCAGGCATCCGAGTTTGCCGCAAACTCCGTCGCGCAGATTGCAGAGACCTCGACGGCGCAGAGTGAGACGATCGTCTCTGCCGCAGCGATGATGCAGGAGGCATCCTCCAGCATTGGTGAGGTGACAGATGTCATCAAGGAGATTGTCACCTCCGCGAAAATGACGGAGGATGAGACACGTGATGGACAGGCCATCCTCAACCATACGATCAGTAAGATGAACACGCTGAAGGATGGGGCGGCTGTTGTTACGGAAACTGTGCGCGGCCTGCAGGAGAGCGCACATGAGGTCTCGAGCATCGTCGAGATGATCACGAGCATCTCTGAGCAGACGAACCTCCTTGCGCTTAATGCAGCGATTGAGGCGGCGCGTGCCGGTGAGCACGGCAAGGGCTTCTCCGTCGTTGCGGATGAGGTGCGGAAACTCGCCGAGCAGTCGAAGGAAGCGACGGCGAATATCTCCGAGCTCCTCAATGGGAATGCGGTTCAGATGGACAAGACGTTCCGTGCAATGGAGGAACAGTCCGTGAATGTCGAGAACAGCGTGGAGGAGATCCATCGTTCCGGTGAGAAGTTTACGGCAATCGCCTCGCACATTGAGTCTCTCTCGGAGAGCATCAACCACATTGCACAGATCGCGCAGTCGGTACAGCAGAACAATCAGCGTGCTGTCAACTCCATCGAGGAGCTCAGCAGCGGCTCGAGCGATGCGGACACGAAGATGCAGGAAGAGGTATCGAATATCTCGGCCGTGACCGAGGAACAGGCCGCCTCTATGTCGGAGATTGCGGCTGCGACCCGCACGTTGTCTGAGATCGCACAGGAGCTGCAGCAGATGACGAAGCAGTTCCAGACCTAA
- a CDS encoding PTS sugar transporter subunit IIB yields MKILVCCGSGLGSSFMIEMNIKKALQELNETAEVSHSDLSSAAGIKADIYVGTRDIASQLVGLGGEVVSLNNMIDKKELSEKIAAAVAKVKG; encoded by the coding sequence ATGAAGATTTTGGTTTGTTGCGGAAGCGGACTCGGAAGCAGTTTCATGATCGAGATGAACATCAAGAAGGCGCTGCAGGAGCTCAATGAGACAGCCGAGGTCTCCCACAGCGACCTCTCGTCGGCGGCGGGCATCAAGGCGGATATCTACGTGGGGACGCGCGATATTGCCTCTCAGCTCGTCGGGCTCGGCGGGGAGGTTGTCTCCCTCAACAATATGATTGACAAGAAGGAGCTGAGTGAGAAGATCGCGGCTGCGGTCGCAAAGGTAAAAGGATAA
- a CDS encoding arsenate reductase family protein, which translates to MSNKEVLFIGYPKCSTCQKAETFLRAHGCNAPMRDIKSEKPTADELRAWHERSGLPLKRFFNTSGMIYRELALKDKLPEMTEEEQYAVLASDGMLVKRPLLITKDCVLTGFREKEWADCMTK; encoded by the coding sequence ATGTCAAATAAAGAGGTGCTCTTCATCGGTTATCCGAAGTGTTCGACCTGCCAGAAGGCGGAGACGTTCCTGCGCGCGCACGGGTGCAACGCACCGATGCGTGACATCAAGTCGGAGAAGCCGACGGCAGACGAACTGCGTGCGTGGCACGAGCGGAGCGGACTGCCGCTGAAGCGCTTCTTCAACACGAGCGGTATGATCTACCGCGAACTCGCGCTGAAGGACAAGCTGCCCGAGATGACGGAGGAGGAACAATACGCTGTGCTCGCCTCGGACGGGATGCTCGTGAAGCGCCCGCTGCTCATCACGAAGGACTGTGTGCTCACGGGATTCCGCGAGAAGGAGTGGGCGGACTGCATGACAAAATAA
- a CDS encoding YeiH family protein, whose amino-acid sequence MKREYMDGIFYALLFAIPAYILGLYFPIVGGPVFGILLGMLFAKKRRPKAVEEGIKFTGKKILQYAIILLGFEMNLFHVVEVGEQSLYVMIFTLLAAFGAAFLMGKVLGLDRDMTSLVGAGTAICGGSAIAAVAPVIGAKDRDVVISIATIFFFNVLAVFIFPFIGHSMGMSDFGFGMWAGTAINDTSSVVAAGYAYSHDAGAYATIVKLTRTLMIVPVCLFFSLLVMKGAKESGAGFSLRRIFPMFVLYFVLACIVNTTGIIPAEVSHGLGTLGKFAIVLAMSAIGLNTDLPSLVKNGLRPLALGMVCWIAVAGTSLIVQHALGLL is encoded by the coding sequence ATGAAACGTGAATACATGGACGGCATTTTCTATGCCCTGCTCTTTGCGATCCCGGCGTATATTCTGGGACTGTACTTCCCGATTGTGGGCGGGCCCGTGTTCGGCATCCTGCTTGGGATGCTGTTCGCGAAGAAGCGACGGCCGAAGGCGGTGGAGGAGGGCATCAAATTCACGGGCAAGAAGATTTTGCAGTATGCGATTATCCTGCTCGGCTTCGAGATGAATCTCTTTCACGTTGTGGAGGTCGGGGAGCAGTCGCTCTACGTCATGATCTTCACGCTGCTCGCGGCATTCGGTGCGGCGTTCCTCATGGGGAAGGTGCTCGGGCTTGACCGCGATATGACCTCGCTTGTCGGTGCAGGCACGGCGATCTGCGGCGGCTCTGCGATTGCAGCGGTTGCGCCCGTGATTGGAGCAAAGGATCGGGATGTCGTGATCTCGATTGCGACGATTTTCTTCTTCAATGTGCTTGCAGTCTTTATCTTCCCGTTCATCGGACACTCGATGGGGATGTCCGACTTCGGCTTCGGGATGTGGGCGGGGACGGCGATTAACGATACCTCGTCCGTGGTTGCGGCGGGCTATGCGTACAGCCATGATGCGGGCGCGTATGCGACGATTGTGAAGCTGACACGCACGCTGATGATCGTGCCGGTCTGCCTCTTTTTCTCGCTGCTCGTGATGAAGGGCGCAAAGGAGAGTGGCGCGGGCTTCTCGCTCAGGCGCATCTTCCCGATGTTCGTGCTCTACTTCGTGCTTGCGTGCATTGTGAATACGACGGGCATTATCCCCGCAGAGGTTTCGCATGGGCTTGGGACGCTCGGGAAGTTCGCCATTGTGCTTGCGATGAGTGCAATCGGGCTGAATACGGATCTGCCCTCGCTTGTGAAGAATGGGCTGCGTCCGCTCGCGCTGGGCATGGTCTGCTGGATTGCAGTTGCGGGTACGTCGCTGATTGTTCAGCACGCGCTTGGACTTTTGTGA
- a CDS encoding Hsp20/alpha crystallin family protein encodes MFGLVPFSGRCSLAQRDAANPFALFDAMRDSFFRDDFPAANWGAASFKVDVKDSGDHYELTADLPGMTKDDIALHYENGYLTIAASRTESKDEKDDAGNYIRRERHTGEVSRSFYIDGIDDANIHAEFKDGVLQVNLPKTAEAPTRKQIEIH; translated from the coding sequence ATGTTTGGACTGGTACCTTTTTCCGGACGCTGCTCTCTCGCACAGCGTGACGCTGCAAATCCGTTTGCCCTCTTCGATGCGATGCGTGATTCCTTCTTCCGCGACGACTTCCCCGCCGCGAACTGGGGTGCCGCCTCGTTCAAGGTGGACGTGAAGGACAGTGGCGATCACTATGAGCTGACCGCCGATCTGCCGGGCATGACGAAGGACGACATCGCCCTCCACTACGAGAACGGCTATCTCACGATTGCCGCCTCGCGCACGGAGTCGAAGGATGAAAAGGACGATGCAGGCAACTACATCCGCCGCGAGCGTCACACAGGCGAGGTCAGCCGCTCGTTCTACATCGACGGCATTGACGACGCGAACATCCACGCGGAGTTCAAGGACGGCGTGCTGCAGGTGAACCTGCCGAAGACGGCAGAGGCACCGACGCGCAAGCAGATCGAGATTCACTGA
- a CDS encoding transketolase family protein: protein MGTAMREVFGRVLQDMAEDERLVVLDADLGSATKTLMFRDVCPERFIDVGIAEQDLIGTAAGLASCGMIPVAATFSVFLAGRALDQIRNSVAYPKLNVKLVGTHAGVSVGYDGASHEAVEDIAVMRALPNMTVLCSSDAVETEAMVRAAIAHEGPVYLRISRIGTADYHAPDYEFVIGRGEVVTDGSDCTVVATGIMVEQAMIAARELAQEGIRIRVVNMPSIKPIDRALLVASARATGAVVTAEEHNIIGGLGSAVAEVLAEEYPVVMRYVGIKDRFGTSGDPNVLLEAYGLRAAHIAAAVKEAIRAKA from the coding sequence ATGGGAACGGCAATGCGAGAGGTATTCGGGCGCGTCCTGCAGGACATGGCAGAGGATGAGCGCCTCGTTGTGCTCGATGCGGATCTCGGTTCGGCGACCAAGACGCTGATGTTCCGTGATGTTTGCCCCGAGCGCTTCATCGATGTCGGCATCGCCGAGCAGGACTTGATCGGGACGGCGGCGGGGCTTGCCTCCTGTGGGATGATTCCCGTTGCGGCGACCTTCTCCGTCTTCCTCGCGGGCAGGGCACTCGACCAGATCAGGAACAGCGTCGCCTATCCGAAGTTGAACGTCAAGCTCGTGGGGACGCACGCGGGCGTGAGCGTCGGCTATGACGGCGCGTCACATGAGGCGGTCGAGGACATCGCCGTCATGCGCGCGCTGCCGAACATGACCGTGCTGTGCTCCTCCGACGCCGTGGAGACCGAGGCGATGGTGCGCGCGGCAATCGCGCACGAAGGCCCCGTCTACCTGCGGATCAGCCGCATTGGCACGGCGGACTACCATGCGCCGGACTATGAATTCGTCATCGGCAGGGGCGAGGTCGTTACGGACGGCAGCGACTGTACGGTCGTCGCGACGGGTATCATGGTCGAACAGGCAATGATCGCCGCGCGCGAGCTTGCGCAGGAGGGCATCCGCATCCGCGTCGTCAATATGCCGTCGATCAAGCCGATCGACCGCGCACTGCTCGTTGCCTCGGCAAGGGCGACGGGCGCTGTCGTCACGGCGGAGGAGCACAACATCATCGGCGGACTCGGCTCTGCCGTCGCGGAAGTGCTCGCGGAGGAATATCCCGTTGTCATGCGCTACGTCGGCATCAAAGACCGATTCGGCACGTCGGGCGATCCGAATGTCCTGCTCGAGGCATACGGACTGCGTGCCGCGCATATCGCGGCGGCGGTGAAGGAAGCGATACGCGCAAAAGCATAG
- a CDS encoding adenylosuccinate synthase — MSTIVITGTQWGDEGKGKIVDYLASKADTVVRFQGGCNAGHTVVAAGEEYKLRLLPSGILYKGTHNIIANGVAFDPEVCLQEMDAMAARGIDTSNIRISDRAHVVMPYHRLMDGIGDAQRGADKIGTTGRGIGPCYMDRDDRIGIRVCDLMEKDTFAAKLKKNLDVKNGELAAVYFHEPLDYEEVLAEYEDYAERLRPLVTDTIPLINEEIDAGRKVLFEGAQATMLDIDYGTYPYVTASHPISGGVTIGAGVAPKKIDSVVGVVKAYCTRVGEGPFPTEQLNEIGDKLREAGHEFGTVTGRPRRTGWLDAVVVRHAGLLSGIDYMAVTRLDILDGFDEIKICTGYKYKGELLNGVPASLNVLAEVEPVYETFPGWKTDISGVRSYAELPENARKYLERMAEVTGIALGIVSVGPSREQTIVLDKDMF; from the coding sequence ATGTCAACCATCGTTATCACGGGAACGCAGTGGGGCGACGAGGGCAAAGGGAAGATCGTCGACTACCTCGCAAGCAAGGCGGACACGGTCGTCCGTTTCCAGGGCGGCTGCAACGCGGGTCATACCGTTGTCGCGGCGGGTGAGGAGTACAAGCTCCGCCTTCTGCCGTCGGGCATCCTCTACAAGGGCACGCACAACATCATTGCAAACGGCGTTGCCTTTGACCCCGAGGTCTGCCTGCAGGAGATGGACGCCATGGCGGCGCGCGGCATCGACACGTCGAACATCCGCATCTCTGACCGCGCACACGTTGTTATGCCCTATCACCGTCTGATGGACGGCATCGGCGACGCACAGCGCGGTGCGGATAAGATTGGCACAACGGGGCGCGGCATCGGTCCCTGCTACATGGATCGCGACGACCGCATCGGCATCCGCGTCTGCGACCTCATGGAAAAGGACACCTTCGCGGCGAAACTCAAGAAGAATCTCGATGTCAAGAACGGAGAGCTTGCCGCCGTCTACTTCCACGAGCCGCTCGACTATGAGGAAGTGCTCGCAGAGTACGAGGACTATGCGGAGCGTCTGCGCCCGCTTGTCACGGACACGATCCCCCTCATCAACGAGGAGATCGATGCCGGGCGCAAGGTGCTCTTCGAGGGGGCACAGGCGACCATGCTCGACATCGACTACGGCACCTATCCCTACGTCACGGCGTCCCACCCCATCTCGGGCGGCGTCACCATCGGGGCGGGCGTTGCACCGAAGAAGATCGACAGTGTCGTCGGCGTCGTCAAGGCATACTGCACGCGCGTCGGCGAGGGTCCCTTCCCCACCGAGCAGCTGAACGAGATCGGCGACAAGCTGCGCGAGGCAGGGCATGAGTTCGGCACCGTCACGGGGCGTCCGCGCCGCACGGGCTGGCTCGATGCCGTTGTCGTCCGCCACGCGGGGCTGCTCTCGGGCATCGACTACATGGCGGTCACGCGCCTCGACATCCTCGACGGCTTCGACGAGATCAAGATCTGCACGGGCTACAAGTACAAGGGCGAGCTGCTGAATGGTGTCCCTGCGAGCCTCAATGTCCTCGCCGAGGTCGAACCGGTCTACGAGACCTTCCCGGGGTGGAAAACAGACATCTCAGGCGTCCGCAGCTATGCGGAACTGCCTGAGAACGCGCGCAAGTATCTCGAGCGCATGGCGGAGGTCACGGGCATCGCCCTCGGCATCGTCTCCGTCGGCCCCTCGCGCGAACAGACCATCGTCCTCGATAAGGATATGTTCTAA